One window of the Puntigrus tetrazona isolate hp1 chromosome 13, ASM1883169v1, whole genome shotgun sequence genome contains the following:
- the lgi1a gene encoding leucine-rich glioma-inactivated protein 1a gives MGLRRTALLFFLCSLTLVLHGSRRRHARCPASCTCSKDNALCASTGSIPRSFPPDVISLSFVKSGFNEIPKESFIHTPALHLLLFTANNFDSINEDAFLGLPHLEYLFIENNQIKSISPFAFRGLKSLIHLSLAYNNLETLPKDLFKGMEALTKVDLRGNLFSCDCKLKWLVDWMFHTNATVDQIFCNGPEAYQGKKINDLVAQSFDCITTDFSLLKSLDFQSISVEAFGFGGDQFVVFAQPFIGRCSFMEWDHVQMEFRNFDNITSTSTVICKPLVIDGQLFIIVAQLFGGSHIFKRDVSANKFIKIQDIDILKVRKPNDVEIFHVDEESFFIIADSSKAGSTTIYKWNGNGFYSHQSLHPWHRDTDVEYLEISGKPHLILSSSSQRPVIYQWNKSTKQFERRTDIPEMEDVYAVKHFTVKSELYICLTRFIGDSKVMKWDGNMFTEIQTMASRGSMVFQPFSIASWQYAILGSDYAFTRVYRWDAKKRQFIHFQELNIQAPRAFSLVFIDNREFLLGSSFKGQTRIYEHLVLDLSS, from the exons ATGGGTCTCAGGAGGACCGCGCTGCTCTTCTTCTTGTGCTCGCTGACGCTGGTTCTTCACGGCAGCCGCAGGAGACACGCGCGCTGCCCCGCGTCATGCACGTGCAGCAAAGATAACGCCTTGTGCGCCAGCACCGGATCGATACCGAGGAGCTTCCCGCCGGATGTCATCTCACT ATCATTCGTCAAGTCCGGCTTTAATGAAATCCCTAAAGAGAGTTTCATTCACACGCCAGCCCTCCATCTTCT ACTTTTCACAGCAAACAACTTTGATTCCATAAATGAAGATGCGTTCCTCGGTCTTCCTCACCTGGAGTATCT TTTCATTGAAAATAACCAAATCAAGTCCATATCGCCGTTTGCCTTCAGAGGACTCAAGTCCTTAATACATTT AAGTTTGGCGTACAATAATTTGGAGACACTACCGAAAGATCTTTTCAAAGGGATGGAAGCTTTGACTAAAGT GGATCTGAGAGGGAATCTTTTCAGCTGTGACTGTAAGTTAAAGTGGTTAGTCGACTGGATGTTTCACACAAATGCAACTGTAGATCAGATCTTCTGCAATGGCCCTGAAGCTTACCAGGGCAAGAAGATCAATGACCTTGTGGCACAGTCATTTGATTGCATAACAACAG atttttcattGCTGAAGTCTCTTGACTTTCAGTCCATTTCCGTCGAGGCCTTTGGGTTTGGCGGAGACCAGTTTGTTGTCTTCGCCCAGCCTTTCATCGGCAGGTGTAGTTTCATGGAATGGGATCACGTACAAATGGAGTTCAGGAACTTTGATAATATCACAA GCACCTCCACCGTCATCTGCAAACCTCTAGTCATCGACGGTCAGCTCTTCATTATAGTAGCCCAACTGTTTGGAGGCTCACACATCTTCAAGCGAGATGTCTCCGCAAACAAATTTATCAAAATCCAAGACATCGACATTCTGAAAGTCCGAAAGCCAAATGATGTGGAAATCTTCCACGTCGACGAAGAGTCTTTCTTCATCATAGCCGACAGCTCCAAGGCCGGCTCGACAACTATTTATAAGTGGAACGGCAACGGCTTCTACTCCCATCAGTCTTTGCACCCCTGGCACCGTGACACTGATGTGGAGTATCTGGAGATTTCTGGGAAGCCTCATCTGATCTTGTCCAGCAGCTCTCAGAGGCCGGTCATCTACCAGTGGAACAAGAGCACCAAGCAGTTTGAACGGCGCACGGATATTCCAGAGATGGAGGACGTGTACGCGGTCAAACACTTCACCGTGAAGAGCGAGCTCTACATATGCCTGACCCGCTTCATCGGTGACTCCAAGGTGATGAAATGGGATGGCAACATGTTCACTGAGATCCAGACCATGGCCTCTCGTGGCTCCATGGTCTTCCAGCCGTTCTCGATAGCCAGCTGGCAGTACGCCATCCTAGGCAGCGACTACGCCTTTACTCGGGTCTATCGCTgggacgcaaagaaaagacagTTCATTCACTTCCAGGAACTGAACATTCAGGCACCCAGGGCTTTTTCTCTGGTGTTTATTGACAACAGGGAGTTCCTTCTTGGCTCTAGTTTTAAGGGGCAGACACGTATATATGAACACCTGGTCCTTGACTTGAGTAGCTGA
- the efemp1 gene encoding EGF-containing fibulin-like extracellular matrix protein 1 isoform X3 translates to MRLKAAQSYALYFGARVGFPQVYVGCWIELKRCLRATCDLRFKSLHFQRGRSIMMLGIYLVITVAAGAVSQEAEEPVSYTQCTEGYEYDPIKEVCKDIDECVLVSDACKGGMKCVNHYGGYLCFPQNAQIFVTHEDQSSQATDPIPQTPLNPANPQTPRAAAASQCLLGFTLDEQNYCQDVDECSQGLHTCSADQTCYNTRGSYSCQCHPGYQKRGEQCVDRNECVLSHYCMHRCVNTAGSYYCECKDGYQLANNNHSCVDVNECDLTQPCQHQCFNLLGSYICQCDQGYELAPDSVSCVDIDECTFSSYMCQYVCVNSPGGYSCICPEGYQLHRTRMCQDINECDTSHDCREDEMCWNYYGGHRCYPQNPCEEPYVLTSENRCSCQSAGACRGLPQSIVYKYMSIHSERTVPADIFQIQATNIFSSAHYTFRIKAGNDGGEFFLRRFSSVGAMLVLNKSLEGPQELIIDLEMITQHTAMNYRSNSLLRLTIIVGPYPF, encoded by the exons ATGCGATTAAAAGCCGCGCAATCATACGCGTTATATTTCGGTGCTCGTGTGGGTTTCCCTCAAGTATATGTGGGCTGCTGGATCGAACTGAAGCGGTGTTTGAGGGCTACTTGTGATTTGCGttttaaaagtttacattttcaaagaggAAG AAGCATCATGATGTTGGGAATCTACCTGGTGATCACAGTTGCTGCCGGTGCTGTTTCTCAGGAGGCGGAAGAGCCTGTATCTTATACA CAGTGCACAGAAGGCTATGAATATGATCCAATTAAAGAGGTATGCAAAG ATATTGATGAGTGTGTTCTTGTCTCTGATGCCTGCAAAGGAGGCATGAAGTGCGTGAACCACTACGGAGGCTACCTCTGCTTCCCTCAGAATGCCCAGATATTTGTCACGCATGAAGACCAATCCTCCCAGGCCACAGACCCTATTCCCCAAACCCCCCTGAACCCCGCTAACCCACAGACCCCTCGAGCAGCTGCAGCCTCACAGTGCCTGCTGGGTTTTACACTGGATGAGCAGAACTACTGCCAAG ATGTAGATGAATGCTCTCAAGGCCTACACACCTGCAGTGCAGATCAGACCTGCTACAACACAAGAGGCTCCTACTCCTGTCAGTGTCATCCTGGATACCAGAAACGTGGAGAACAGTGTGTGG ACCGAAATGAGTGTGTGCTGTCACACTACTGCATGCACAGATGTGTGAACACCGCTGGCTCTTATTACTGTGAGTGTAAAGATGGCTACCAGCTCGCCAACAACAACCACAGCTGTGTAG ATGTGAACGAGTGTGATCTGACTCAGCCGTGCCAACATCAGTGTTTCAACCTCCTGGGCTCATACATCTGTCAGTGTGATCAGGGTTATGAACTTGCGCCGGATTCAGTCTCTTGTGTGG ACATCGACGAGTGCACGTTCTCCAGCTACATGTgccagtatgtgtgtgttaacagCCCGGGTGGATATTCCTGCATCTGCCCAGAGGGATATCAGCTGCATAGAACAAGAATGTGTCAAG ACATCAATGAGTGTGACACGAGCCACGATTGCAGGGAAGATGAGATGTGCTGGAACTATTACGGAGGTCATCGCTGTTACCCTCAGAACCCGTGCGAGGAGCCTTACGTGCTGACGTCGGAGAA CCGGTGTTCGTGTCAGTCTGCGGGAGCGTGTCGAGGCCTGCCGCAGTCTATCGTTTACAAATACATGAGCATTCATTCAGAGCGCACCGTACCGGCAGACATCTTCCAGATTCAAGCCACAAACATCTTCTCCAGTGCACACTACACCTTCAGGATTAAAGCTGGCAATGATGGAGGAGAGTTCTTCCTTAGG CGGTTCAGCAGCGTTGGTGCGATGCTGGTCTTGAACAAGTCCCTGGAGGGTCCACAGGAGCTGATCATTGATCTGGAGATGATCACTCAGCACACAGCAATGAACTATCGCTCAAACTCTTTACTACGGCTCACCATCATCGTGGGACCCTACCCCTTCTAA
- the efemp1 gene encoding EGF-containing fibulin-like extracellular matrix protein 1 isoform X1: protein MAQCLASTTLLNNLWGEPHPALPRALKTNPSNSSGGKQPVRRSHIPAAAMASSLIKPSSSAGARARLRRVLCRRSIMMLGIYLVITVAAGAVSQEAEEPVSYTQCTEGYEYDPIKEVCKDIDECVLVSDACKGGMKCVNHYGGYLCFPQNAQIFVTHEDQSSQATDPIPQTPLNPANPQTPRAAAASQCLLGFTLDEQNYCQDVDECSQGLHTCSADQTCYNTRGSYSCQCHPGYQKRGEQCVDRNECVLSHYCMHRCVNTAGSYYCECKDGYQLANNNHSCVDVNECDLTQPCQHQCFNLLGSYICQCDQGYELAPDSVSCVDIDECTFSSYMCQYVCVNSPGGYSCICPEGYQLHRTRMCQDINECDTSHDCREDEMCWNYYGGHRCYPQNPCEEPYVLTSENRCSCQSAGACRGLPQSIVYKYMSIHSERTVPADIFQIQATNIFSSAHYTFRIKAGNDGGEFFLRRFSSVGAMLVLNKSLEGPQELIIDLEMITQHTAMNYRSNSLLRLTIIVGPYPF, encoded by the exons ATGG cacaatgcCTGGCATCAACGACTTTATTAAACAACCTGTGGGGGGAGCCACATCCTGCCCTTCCTCGAGCCCTCAAAACAAACCCATCAAACTCCAGCGGCGGGAAACAACCTGTCCGCCGCTCCCACATTCCCGCGGCGGCGATGGCGTCATCGCTCATCAAACCCTCGTCATCCGCCGGAGCGCGCGCGAGACTCCGACGCGTCCTCTGCCGCAG AAGCATCATGATGTTGGGAATCTACCTGGTGATCACAGTTGCTGCCGGTGCTGTTTCTCAGGAGGCGGAAGAGCCTGTATCTTATACA CAGTGCACAGAAGGCTATGAATATGATCCAATTAAAGAGGTATGCAAAG ATATTGATGAGTGTGTTCTTGTCTCTGATGCCTGCAAAGGAGGCATGAAGTGCGTGAACCACTACGGAGGCTACCTCTGCTTCCCTCAGAATGCCCAGATATTTGTCACGCATGAAGACCAATCCTCCCAGGCCACAGACCCTATTCCCCAAACCCCCCTGAACCCCGCTAACCCACAGACCCCTCGAGCAGCTGCAGCCTCACAGTGCCTGCTGGGTTTTACACTGGATGAGCAGAACTACTGCCAAG ATGTAGATGAATGCTCTCAAGGCCTACACACCTGCAGTGCAGATCAGACCTGCTACAACACAAGAGGCTCCTACTCCTGTCAGTGTCATCCTGGATACCAGAAACGTGGAGAACAGTGTGTGG ACCGAAATGAGTGTGTGCTGTCACACTACTGCATGCACAGATGTGTGAACACCGCTGGCTCTTATTACTGTGAGTGTAAAGATGGCTACCAGCTCGCCAACAACAACCACAGCTGTGTAG ATGTGAACGAGTGTGATCTGACTCAGCCGTGCCAACATCAGTGTTTCAACCTCCTGGGCTCATACATCTGTCAGTGTGATCAGGGTTATGAACTTGCGCCGGATTCAGTCTCTTGTGTGG ACATCGACGAGTGCACGTTCTCCAGCTACATGTgccagtatgtgtgtgttaacagCCCGGGTGGATATTCCTGCATCTGCCCAGAGGGATATCAGCTGCATAGAACAAGAATGTGTCAAG ACATCAATGAGTGTGACACGAGCCACGATTGCAGGGAAGATGAGATGTGCTGGAACTATTACGGAGGTCATCGCTGTTACCCTCAGAACCCGTGCGAGGAGCCTTACGTGCTGACGTCGGAGAA CCGGTGTTCGTGTCAGTCTGCGGGAGCGTGTCGAGGCCTGCCGCAGTCTATCGTTTACAAATACATGAGCATTCATTCAGAGCGCACCGTACCGGCAGACATCTTCCAGATTCAAGCCACAAACATCTTCTCCAGTGCACACTACACCTTCAGGATTAAAGCTGGCAATGATGGAGGAGAGTTCTTCCTTAGG CGGTTCAGCAGCGTTGGTGCGATGCTGGTCTTGAACAAGTCCCTGGAGGGTCCACAGGAGCTGATCATTGATCTGGAGATGATCACTCAGCACACAGCAATGAACTATCGCTCAAACTCTTTACTACGGCTCACCATCATCGTGGGACCCTACCCCTTCTAA
- the efemp1 gene encoding EGF-containing fibulin-like extracellular matrix protein 1 isoform X2 — MAQCLASTTLLNNLWGEPHPALPRALKTNPSNSSGGKQPVRRSHIPAAAMASSLIKPSSSAGARARLRRVLCRRSIMMLGIYLVITVAAGAVSQEAEEPVSYTCTEGYEYDPIKEVCKDIDECVLVSDACKGGMKCVNHYGGYLCFPQNAQIFVTHEDQSSQATDPIPQTPLNPANPQTPRAAAASQCLLGFTLDEQNYCQDVDECSQGLHTCSADQTCYNTRGSYSCQCHPGYQKRGEQCVDRNECVLSHYCMHRCVNTAGSYYCECKDGYQLANNNHSCVDVNECDLTQPCQHQCFNLLGSYICQCDQGYELAPDSVSCVDIDECTFSSYMCQYVCVNSPGGYSCICPEGYQLHRTRMCQDINECDTSHDCREDEMCWNYYGGHRCYPQNPCEEPYVLTSENRCSCQSAGACRGLPQSIVYKYMSIHSERTVPADIFQIQATNIFSSAHYTFRIKAGNDGGEFFLRRFSSVGAMLVLNKSLEGPQELIIDLEMITQHTAMNYRSNSLLRLTIIVGPYPF; from the exons ATGG cacaatgcCTGGCATCAACGACTTTATTAAACAACCTGTGGGGGGAGCCACATCCTGCCCTTCCTCGAGCCCTCAAAACAAACCCATCAAACTCCAGCGGCGGGAAACAACCTGTCCGCCGCTCCCACATTCCCGCGGCGGCGATGGCGTCATCGCTCATCAAACCCTCGTCATCCGCCGGAGCGCGCGCGAGACTCCGACGCGTCCTCTGCCGCAG AAGCATCATGATGTTGGGAATCTACCTGGTGATCACAGTTGCTGCCGGTGCTGTTTCTCAGGAGGCGGAAGAGCCTGTATCTTATACA TGCACAGAAGGCTATGAATATGATCCAATTAAAGAGGTATGCAAAG ATATTGATGAGTGTGTTCTTGTCTCTGATGCCTGCAAAGGAGGCATGAAGTGCGTGAACCACTACGGAGGCTACCTCTGCTTCCCTCAGAATGCCCAGATATTTGTCACGCATGAAGACCAATCCTCCCAGGCCACAGACCCTATTCCCCAAACCCCCCTGAACCCCGCTAACCCACAGACCCCTCGAGCAGCTGCAGCCTCACAGTGCCTGCTGGGTTTTACACTGGATGAGCAGAACTACTGCCAAG ATGTAGATGAATGCTCTCAAGGCCTACACACCTGCAGTGCAGATCAGACCTGCTACAACACAAGAGGCTCCTACTCCTGTCAGTGTCATCCTGGATACCAGAAACGTGGAGAACAGTGTGTGG ACCGAAATGAGTGTGTGCTGTCACACTACTGCATGCACAGATGTGTGAACACCGCTGGCTCTTATTACTGTGAGTGTAAAGATGGCTACCAGCTCGCCAACAACAACCACAGCTGTGTAG ATGTGAACGAGTGTGATCTGACTCAGCCGTGCCAACATCAGTGTTTCAACCTCCTGGGCTCATACATCTGTCAGTGTGATCAGGGTTATGAACTTGCGCCGGATTCAGTCTCTTGTGTGG ACATCGACGAGTGCACGTTCTCCAGCTACATGTgccagtatgtgtgtgttaacagCCCGGGTGGATATTCCTGCATCTGCCCAGAGGGATATCAGCTGCATAGAACAAGAATGTGTCAAG ACATCAATGAGTGTGACACGAGCCACGATTGCAGGGAAGATGAGATGTGCTGGAACTATTACGGAGGTCATCGCTGTTACCCTCAGAACCCGTGCGAGGAGCCTTACGTGCTGACGTCGGAGAA CCGGTGTTCGTGTCAGTCTGCGGGAGCGTGTCGAGGCCTGCCGCAGTCTATCGTTTACAAATACATGAGCATTCATTCAGAGCGCACCGTACCGGCAGACATCTTCCAGATTCAAGCCACAAACATCTTCTCCAGTGCACACTACACCTTCAGGATTAAAGCTGGCAATGATGGAGGAGAGTTCTTCCTTAGG CGGTTCAGCAGCGTTGGTGCGATGCTGGTCTTGAACAAGTCCCTGGAGGGTCCACAGGAGCTGATCATTGATCTGGAGATGATCACTCAGCACACAGCAATGAACTATCGCTCAAACTCTTTACTACGGCTCACCATCATCGTGGGACCCTACCCCTTCTAA